A window of Hevea brasiliensis isolate MT/VB/25A 57/8 chromosome 14, ASM3005281v1, whole genome shotgun sequence contains these coding sequences:
- the LOC131172587 gene encoding putative receptor-like protein kinase At3g47110, producing the protein MARYLVAPWPSVLHFHLIFLFSMSILSLQPEICLSNSMGNVTDRISLLEFKAKIVSDPFGILSSWNDSVNFCQWQGVICGLKHHRVVSLNLHGLSLSGTISSYTGNLTFLRVLNLSDNKFYGEIPQEVGRLFRLRHFYLKNNTLGGQIPINISFCSELRVISLAINRLVGEIPAELGSLKKLVALLLGSNNLTGKIPHSVGNLSSLQGFFVTYNHMEGNIPNELGRITSLTQLGMGVNNLVGSIPSTLYNISSIVALSFTENQLHGRLPANIGLTLPNLQIFQIGGNQFHGSIRDSLTNASQLEIFDIASNRFTGQVPINLGDLNGLQRLNLERNFLGNNSSQDLAFITSLLNCSNLQKLYLADNNFGGVLPSTIANMSTLGDLGLGINQISGRIPADIGKLVNLYRLGMEENHFSGSIPISFGKLQKLQILSLHTNMLSGQIPQSLGIPELQLPACPKQKKHKKSPIAIILPTIFSSVVLFMTITSLTVFYWRKSKKSRKNPPSSPFILDKLLRISYKELLQATQGFSSENLLGQGSFSSVYKGSLDLRGEKIVAVKVFNLQQHEASKSFIAECRALGNIRHRNLVKVLTYCSSIDFKGNDFKALVLDFMANGSLEMWLHPKEDGNNWSRNLNLLQRLRVAIDLSFALHYLHDLCETPIIHQDCQATFSLDNDMIAHVGDFGLARLLSKTTNTSSQGQTSSIGIKGTIGYMPPEYGIGSEATKDGDVYSFGIILLEIFTGRRPTDEVFTDGLNLHNFVRSKLPGQVMQVLDPKLIATGEVGAKEIVEGKEGDDGQTEIEENNFDVENLKSPGSNMQIVVSVLKIGLACSAEQPGDRMNMRDVTRKLNIITEAFFRARTL; encoded by the exons ATGGCACGTTACTTGGTAGCACCGTGGCCTTCAGTCCTTCATTTTCATctcattttcttattttctatGAGCATACTCAGCTTGCAACCTGAAATCTGTCTCAGCAATAGTATGGGAAATGTGACTGATCGTATTTCGCTTTTGGAGTTCAAAGCCAAGATAGTCAGTGATCCATTTGGAATCTTGAGCTCATGGAACGATTCTGTCAACTTCTGTCAATGGCAAGGGGTTATTTGTGGCCTAAAACACCACAGAGTAGTGTCTTTAAACCTGCATGGGCTGAGCTTATCGGGGACCATATCTTCATATACAGGGAACCTCACCTTCTTAAGGGTTCTCAACCTTAGTGACAACAAATTTTATGGGGAAATTCCCCAAGAAGTTGGCCGTCTGTTTCGCCTAAGACATTTCTACCTGAAGAACAACACACTGGGAGGACAAATTCCAATCAACATCAGCTTTTGTTCAGAGCTCAGGGTTATCAGTTTGGCCATTAACCGCTTAGTGGGGGAAATTCCTGCGGAGCTTGGTTCTTTAAAGAAGCTCGTGGCACTTCTCCTCGGTTCAAACAACCTTACGGGAAAGATCCCACATTCTGTTGGAAACCTTTCGTCCCTCCAAGGTTTCTTTGTAACATATAATCATATGGAAGGAAATATTCCAAATGAATTGGGACGAATAACAAGCTTAACTCAGCTTGGGATGGGAGTCAATAATCTGGTTGGTTCAATTCCTTCTACCCTCTACAACATCTCATCCATCGTTGCGCTATCTTTTACAGAAAATCAATTGCATGGAAGGCTACCAGCAAATATAGGGCTCACTCTTCCTAACCTGCAAATTTTTCAAATCGGCGGGAACCAATTCCACGGAAGTATTCGCGATTCATTGACGAATGCTTCTCAGCTTGAAATATTTGACATAGCTAGCAACAGATTCACAGGACAAGTCCCAATCAATCTCGGAGATTTGAATGGTCTTCAACGGCTGAACTTGGAACGCAATTTTCTGGGCAACAATTCAAGTCAGGATTTGGCTTTCATAACATCTTTGTTAAACTGCAGCAATCTCCAAAAACTATATCTTGCTGATAATAATTTTGGCGGTGTATTACCTAGCACTATAGCAAATATGTCTACCCTTGGTGATTTAGGCTTAGGAATAAACCAAATATCCGGTAGAATTCCAGCAGACATTGGGAAGCTAGTCAATTTGTATAGACTAGGCATGGAGGAAAACCATTTTTCTGGCAGCATTCCCATTTCTTTCGGGAAGCTTCAAAAGCTGCAAATATTGTCTTTGCATACAAACATGTTGTCAGGACAAATCCCTCAATCCCTAG GTATCCCAGAACTGCAACTACCGGCATGTCCCAAGCAAAAGAAACACAAAAAATCTCCTATTGCCATTATTCTTCCAACAATCTTCAGTTCAGTTGTGCTTTTCATGACAATAACATCCTTAACGGTTTTCTACTGGCGAAAATCAAAAAAATCAAGAAAGAATCCACCATCCAGTCCTTTTATTTTGGATAAGCTTCTTCGAATTTCATACAAGGAGCTTCTCCAAGCAACTCAGGGATTTTCTTCAGAGAACTTACTTGGACAAGGTAGTTTTAGCTCTGTATATAAAGGAAGTCTTGATCTACGTGGTGAAAAGATAGTTGCTGTGAAGGTATTCAACCTTCAACAACACGAAGCTTCCAAGAGCTTCATTGCTGAGTGCAGAGCATTGGGAAACATCAGGCATCGAAATCTTGTGAAGGTCTTGACATACTGCTCTAGCATTGATTTTAAAGGCAATGACTTCAAAGCTCTTGTGCTTGATTTCATGGCGAATGGAAGTTTGGAAATGTGGTTGCATCCAAAAGAAGATGGTAATAATTGGTCAAGGAATTTAAACCTTCTTCAAAGGCTTCGTGTCGCCATTGATTTGTCATTTGCATTGCATTACCTTCATGACCTTTGTGAAACGCCAATCATTCATCAGGACTGCCAAGCAACATTCTCGCTTGACAATGACATGATCGCTCATGTTGGTGATTTCGGATTAGCAAGGCTCCTTTCCAAAACAACTAACACTTCTTCTCAAGGCCAAACAAGCTCCATCGGGATTAAGGGAACAATTGGTTATATGCCTCCAG AATATGGAATAGGTAGCGAGGCAACAAAAGATGGAGACGTGTACAGCTTTGGAATAATTTTGTTGGAGATTTTCACAGGACGGAGACCAACTGATGAAGTGTTTACAGATGGTTTGAATCTTCACAATTTTGTTAGGTCTAAGCTACCAGGACAAGTAATGCAGGTTCTGGATCCCAAGCTTATTGCAACAGGAGAAGTGGGAGCAAAAGAAATTGTTGAAGGCAAGGAGGGTGATGATGGTCAaacagaaattgaagaaaataattTCGATGTCGAAAATTTGAAATCACCGGGAAGCAACATGCAAATTGTTGTATCAGTTCTCAAAATAGGACTCGCATGTTCAGCAGAACAACCGGGAGATCGAATGAATATGAGAGATGTCACAAGAAAACTAAACATCATCACAGAGGCTTTCTTTCGTGCAAGGACACTCTAA